The following are encoded in a window of Arthrobacter sp. NicSoilB4 genomic DNA:
- the epsC gene encoding serine O-acetyltransferase EpsC, with the protein MSFFARLKEDLDAARSHDPAARGSFENFFAYSGLHAIWLHRVTHRMWQNPALRFPARLISQLARFLTGIEIHPGATIGRRFFIDHGMGVVIGETAEIGEDVMIYHGVTLGGRSLAKVKRHPTIEDRVVIGAGAKILGPITIGRDSAVGANAVVVKDAPAESILTGVPATWRHRDAQRETKPAVDPAEYLIEYRI; encoded by the coding sequence CTCGACGCCGCCCGGTCACACGACCCGGCGGCTCGAGGTTCTTTTGAGAACTTCTTTGCCTACTCCGGCCTGCACGCCATCTGGCTCCACCGCGTGACGCACCGGATGTGGCAGAACCCGGCCCTGCGCTTCCCGGCGCGGCTGATTTCGCAGCTGGCCCGGTTCCTGACCGGGATCGAGATCCACCCCGGCGCGACGATCGGCCGCCGCTTCTTCATCGACCATGGCATGGGGGTCGTCATCGGCGAAACCGCCGAGATCGGCGAGGACGTCATGATTTACCACGGCGTGACCCTCGGCGGCCGCTCCCTGGCCAAGGTCAAGCGCCACCCCACCATCGAGGACCGCGTCGTGATCGGCGCCGGAGCCAAGATCCTGGGCCCCATCACCATCGGCCGGGACAGCGCCGTGGGCGCCAACGCCGTCGTGGTCAAGGACGCCCCGGCCGAATCGATCCTCACGGGTGTGCCGGCCACGTGGCGGCACCGGGACGCACAGCGCGAGACCAAGCCCGCCGTCGACCCGGCCGAATACCTGATCGAATACCGGATCTGA
- a CDS encoding oxidoreductase codes for MTQPVAFVTGASTGIGFETAWKLAARGFTVYAGARRVEKMEPLKAHGVTVLALDVTDEESMSAAVGQVIADHGRVDVLVNNAGYGSYGSLEEVELAEGRRQFDVNLFGLARMTQLVLPGMRAAGRGRIINVSSIGGKMYEPLGAWYHATKFAVEGLSDSLRIELKPHGIDVCIIEPSGTESEWGAISGDSLLATSGHGPYMDQAKVVAAALASTVGSSMSTPPDVIADTIVHAATSARPKTRYPVGKGARAILLLRRLLPDRAFDVVIWRIYKRFPA; via the coding sequence ATGACCCAGCCCGTAGCGTTCGTCACCGGTGCCTCCACCGGAATCGGTTTTGAAACAGCCTGGAAACTCGCGGCCCGCGGGTTCACCGTCTACGCGGGTGCCCGCCGCGTCGAGAAAATGGAGCCGCTCAAGGCCCACGGGGTGACGGTCCTGGCGCTGGACGTCACGGACGAGGAGTCCATGAGCGCCGCCGTCGGGCAGGTGATTGCGGACCACGGCCGGGTCGACGTCCTGGTGAACAACGCCGGCTACGGTTCCTACGGGTCGCTGGAGGAAGTGGAGCTGGCCGAGGGGCGGCGCCAGTTCGACGTCAACCTCTTCGGCCTCGCGCGGATGACCCAGCTGGTGCTCCCCGGGATGCGGGCGGCGGGGCGGGGGAGGATCATCAACGTGTCCTCGATCGGCGGAAAGATGTACGAGCCCCTGGGAGCCTGGTACCACGCCACGAAGTTCGCCGTCGAGGGCCTGAGCGACTCACTGCGCATCGAACTCAAGCCGCACGGCATTGACGTGTGCATCATCGAGCCGTCCGGAACCGAATCGGAATGGGGCGCCATCTCGGGCGACAGCCTGCTGGCCACGTCCGGCCACGGGCCCTACATGGACCAGGCGAAGGTGGTGGCGGCGGCGTTGGCTTCCACCGTGGGCTCGTCGATGTCCACCCCGCCGGACGTCATTGCCGATACGATCGTCCACGCCGCGACGTCGGCGAGGCCAAAGACCCGCTATCCGGTGGGCAAAGGCGCCCGGGCCATCCTCCTGCTGCGGCGTCTGCTGCCGGACCGGGCGTTCGACGTCGTCATCTGGAGAATCTACAAGCGGTTTCCCGCGTAG
- the gndA gene encoding NADP-dependent phosphogluconate dehydrogenase: MSAHIGVTGLAVMGANLARNLARNGFTVALHNRSVEKTDALLAKHGQDGDFVRTETLQELVDSLEKPRRVLIMVKAGKPVDSVIEQLEPLLEPGDIIIDAGNSHYEDTRRREAALAKTDLHFVGIGVSGGEEGALNGPSIMPGGSRESYDALGPLLEKIAAHVDGKPCCAWIGTDGAGHFVKMVHNGIEYADMQVIGEAFDLLRSGAGIEPADQSKIFEEWNKGELASFLIEISAEVLGHVDAKTGKPFVDVVVDAAGQKGTGRWTVISALELGSPTSGIAESVFARALSSQAEQRKLAQELLAGGEAAVEVPETFVEDVRQALYASKLVSYAQGLDMLTSAAKEYGWDLKLDEIASLWRGGCIIRAELLKEITKAYAAEEKPANLLFAPAFTKAIADVLPAWRRVVSTAVQLGIPVPVFSSSLAYYDGLRRKRLPAAVIQGQRDLFGAHTYGRVDAEGTFHTLWGEDKSEIEAVDTH, translated from the coding sequence ATGTCAGCACACATCGGTGTCACCGGCCTTGCGGTGATGGGGGCCAACCTCGCCCGCAACCTGGCCCGGAACGGCTTCACCGTTGCCCTGCACAACCGGTCCGTCGAGAAGACCGACGCACTGCTGGCGAAGCACGGCCAGGACGGCGACTTTGTCCGCACGGAGACCCTGCAGGAGCTCGTTGACTCGCTGGAGAAGCCGCGCCGCGTGCTCATCATGGTCAAGGCCGGCAAGCCGGTCGACTCCGTGATCGAGCAGCTCGAACCGCTCCTGGAACCGGGCGACATCATCATCGACGCCGGCAACTCCCACTACGAGGACACCCGCCGCCGCGAAGCCGCGCTGGCCAAGACGGACCTGCACTTCGTCGGCATCGGCGTCTCCGGCGGTGAGGAGGGCGCCCTCAACGGCCCCTCGATCATGCCCGGCGGCTCCCGGGAGTCCTACGACGCCCTCGGCCCGCTGCTGGAAAAGATCGCCGCGCACGTCGACGGCAAGCCCTGCTGCGCCTGGATCGGCACCGACGGCGCCGGCCACTTCGTCAAGATGGTCCACAACGGCATCGAATACGCCGACATGCAGGTCATCGGCGAAGCGTTCGACCTGCTGCGCTCCGGCGCGGGCATCGAACCGGCGGACCAGTCCAAGATCTTCGAAGAGTGGAACAAGGGCGAGCTCGCCTCCTTCCTCATCGAGATCTCCGCCGAGGTCCTCGGCCACGTGGACGCCAAGACCGGCAAGCCGTTCGTCGACGTCGTCGTGGACGCTGCCGGCCAGAAGGGCACCGGCCGCTGGACCGTCATCTCCGCGCTGGAGCTGGGCTCCCCGACGTCGGGCATCGCCGAATCGGTCTTCGCCCGTGCACTGTCCTCCCAGGCCGAGCAGCGCAAGCTGGCCCAGGAACTGCTGGCCGGCGGCGAGGCCGCCGTCGAGGTGCCCGAGACCTTCGTCGAGGATGTCCGCCAGGCGCTGTACGCCTCCAAGCTGGTCTCCTACGCGCAGGGGCTGGACATGCTCACCTCAGCGGCGAAGGAATACGGCTGGGACCTGAAGCTGGACGAGATCGCCTCCCTGTGGCGCGGCGGCTGCATCATCCGCGCCGAGCTGCTCAAGGAGATCACCAAGGCGTACGCCGCGGAGGAGAAGCCGGCCAACCTGCTCTTCGCCCCGGCGTTCACCAAGGCGATCGCGGACGTCCTCCCGGCCTGGCGCCGCGTGGTCTCCACCGCCGTCCAGCTCGGCATTCCGGTGCCGGTGTTCTCCTCGTCGCTGGCGTACTACGACGGCCTGCGCCGCAAGCGCCTCCCGGCCGCCGTGATCCAGGGCCAGCGTGACCTCTTCGGCGCGCACACGTACGGCCGCGTCGACGCCGAAGGAACCTTCCACACCCTCTGGGGCGAGGACAAGTCCGAAATCGAGGCAGTGGACACCCACTAG
- a CDS encoding FCD domain-containing protein, which produces MSTSLHHRAIEHLGTRIVAGDLPAGHIMLAEHLEEELQVSRSVVREAVRVLQSLGLVETTKRVGIRVLPANRWNPFDPQVIRWRLAGEGRGAQLRSLAELRTAVEPVAAELAAANAPEEIRRELVDVSHAMRDAGRAGDVPKFLELDIHFHSLLLTGSGNEMFANMVGQVAETLTGRTVHGLMPDHPRDTALQWHVDVAEAIAAGNPAAAREASDRIMRETISDMEPEWKDQPRVFVPVPRP; this is translated from the coding sequence ATGTCAACCAGCCTCCACCACCGTGCGATTGAGCATCTCGGCACCCGCATCGTCGCGGGCGACCTCCCCGCCGGCCACATCATGCTGGCCGAGCACCTCGAAGAGGAACTCCAGGTCTCCCGTTCGGTGGTCCGCGAGGCAGTGCGTGTCCTGCAGTCGCTCGGCCTGGTCGAAACGACCAAGCGCGTGGGTATCCGGGTGTTGCCGGCCAACCGGTGGAATCCCTTCGATCCGCAGGTCATCCGCTGGCGCCTCGCCGGCGAAGGCCGCGGCGCGCAGCTGCGCTCCCTCGCCGAGCTGCGCACCGCCGTCGAACCCGTGGCCGCCGAACTGGCCGCCGCCAACGCCCCGGAGGAGATCCGCCGCGAGCTGGTGGACGTCTCGCACGCGATGCGCGACGCCGGCCGGGCCGGGGACGTGCCGAAGTTCCTGGAGCTGGACATCCACTTCCACTCCCTGCTGCTGACCGGCTCCGGGAACGAAATGTTCGCCAACATGGTGGGCCAGGTGGCCGAAACGCTGACCGGGCGCACCGTGCACGGCCTGATGCCGGACCACCCGCGCGACACGGCGCTGCAGTGGCACGTGGACGTGGCGGAGGCGATCGCAGCGGGGAACCCGGCGGCCGCCCGCGAGGCTTCGGACCGGATCATGCGGGAGACCATCTCGGACATGGAACCGGAATGGAAGGACCAGCCGAGGGTGTTCGTCCCGGTCCCGCGGCCCTAG
- a CDS encoding zinc-binding dehydrogenase has protein sequence MGGAAEVPATAAAVVAHAAGDLRIEDIPVSAPGTGEAVVEVAFGGICGSDLHYWLHGAAGESVLKAPMILGHEIVGTVLVAAGDGTGPAAGTRVAVHPATPGPGAAPYPEDRPNISPGCTYLGSAARFPHTDGAFIRYAVLPARMLRPLPAGLDLKTAALAEPAAVAWHAVGRAGDVAGKTALVIGSGPIGALAVAVLKRAGARRIVAVDMHELPLEIARAVGADEVLKGDDAEAIAAVAADVVIESSGSHHGLASAIKGAVRGGKVVMVGLLPTGPQPVLISLAITRELELLGSFRFNDEIDDVINALAEGSLLVDPVVTHTFPLGSGLEAFEVARNAAVSGKVLLDFGPAAGE, from the coding sequence ATGGGCGGCGCAGCGGAAGTTCCTGCCACGGCGGCCGCAGTGGTGGCCCACGCAGCGGGCGATCTCCGGATCGAGGACATTCCCGTCTCCGCGCCGGGGACCGGTGAGGCGGTCGTCGAGGTCGCCTTCGGCGGCATCTGCGGCTCGGACCTGCACTACTGGCTGCACGGGGCCGCCGGGGAATCGGTCCTCAAGGCGCCGATGATCCTGGGCCACGAAATCGTGGGAACGGTCCTCGTGGCAGCCGGGGACGGCACGGGTCCCGCGGCCGGCACCCGCGTCGCCGTGCACCCCGCCACGCCGGGGCCGGGCGCCGCCCCGTATCCGGAGGACCGTCCGAACATTTCGCCGGGCTGCACCTACCTTGGAAGTGCCGCGCGTTTCCCGCACACCGACGGTGCCTTCATCCGGTACGCCGTCCTGCCCGCCCGGATGCTCCGTCCCCTGCCGGCAGGCCTGGACCTGAAGACGGCCGCGCTGGCGGAACCTGCGGCCGTGGCCTGGCACGCCGTCGGGCGCGCGGGAGACGTGGCGGGAAAGACGGCCCTCGTGATCGGCAGCGGCCCCATCGGCGCGCTGGCCGTGGCTGTCCTCAAGCGTGCGGGGGCGCGGCGGATCGTGGCCGTGGACATGCACGAGCTGCCGCTGGAAATAGCCCGCGCCGTGGGCGCCGACGAGGTCCTCAAGGGCGACGATGCAGAGGCCATCGCGGCCGTCGCGGCGGACGTCGTCATTGAATCCTCGGGCAGCCACCACGGCCTTGCCTCCGCGATCAAGGGTGCAGTCCGCGGCGGCAAAGTGGTGATGGTGGGGCTCCTGCCCACCGGGCCCCAGCCCGTCCTGATCTCGCTGGCCATCACCCGCGAGCTGGAGCTGCTGGGCTCGTTCCGCTTCAACGACGAAATCGATGACGTCATCAACGCGCTCGCCGAAGGATCTCTGCTGGTGGATCCGGTGGTCACCCACACCTTCCCGCTCGGCAGCGGGCTGGAAGCCTTCGAAGTGGCCCGGAACGCGGCTGTTTCCGGAAAGGTGCTGCTGGACTTCGGCCCGGCCGCAGGGGAGTGA
- a CDS encoding SDR family oxidoreductase, producing MSGLFDLTGRTALVTGSSRGIGNALARALADAGARVVLNGINPERLKAAETAMAADYPPGRISSCAFDVTSDTAAARGVAWVEENVGPLEILVNNAGIQHRVPMLELDVADWERVISTDLTSAFLVGREAARYMIPRGRGKIINICSVQTDLARPTIAPYIAAKGGLRNLTRAMTAEWAGSGLQINGIAPGYIHTEMTQNLVDDEQFNAWILGRTPAHRWGTVQDLAGPAVWLASDGSNFVNGQTIFIDGGMTVVV from the coding sequence ATGAGTGGACTTTTTGACCTGACCGGCCGGACCGCACTGGTCACCGGCTCCAGCCGGGGGATCGGCAACGCGCTGGCCCGGGCGCTGGCCGATGCCGGCGCCAGGGTGGTGCTCAACGGCATCAACCCCGAACGGCTCAAGGCCGCCGAAACCGCGATGGCGGCTGACTACCCGCCCGGGCGGATTTCCAGCTGCGCCTTCGACGTCACCAGCGACACTGCGGCGGCGCGGGGCGTCGCGTGGGTGGAGGAGAACGTCGGACCGCTCGAAATCCTGGTCAACAACGCCGGCATCCAGCACCGGGTCCCCATGCTGGAGCTCGACGTCGCCGACTGGGAGCGGGTGATCTCCACCGACCTGACCAGCGCCTTCCTCGTGGGCCGTGAAGCGGCGCGGTACATGATTCCGCGCGGGCGGGGCAAGATCATCAACATCTGCTCCGTTCAGACGGACCTCGCCCGCCCCACGATCGCCCCCTACATTGCTGCCAAGGGTGGGCTGCGGAACCTGACCCGGGCCATGACGGCGGAGTGGGCCGGGTCCGGCCTGCAGATCAACGGGATCGCACCGGGCTACATCCACACTGAAATGACCCAGAACCTCGTGGACGACGAGCAGTTCAACGCCTGGATCCTCGGCCGGACCCCGGCGCACCGCTGGGGGACCGTGCAGGACCTCGCCGGCCCGGCGGTCTGGCTCGCGTCCGACGGCTCCAATTTCGTCAACGGCCAGACCATCTTCATCGACGGCGGAATGACGGTGGTGGTCTGA
- a CDS encoding NAD(P)-dependent oxidoreductase, translating into MDTDRKEAGFVGLGLMGAPMAANLLKAGWAVSAWNRSPAALEEFEARGGVRVGGVEELRDAPVIIFMLPDLSYIEDAAAGLLASWSANPPAAGTALVVMSSVSPAAVQEFGARVARTSGGNAVVVDAPVSGGTTGAVEGTLAIMAGAGEEDFQRLVPLFNALGSTVRRLGPLGAGSLAKACNQLIVGTTTAALAEAAELADRSGLDVTALYDVLAGGLAGSRVLDIVGPRLAAKDYEPTGPAKFMHKDLSFVIESAAAAGAAVPMASAGVGLYAELLRQGLGDKDLAVVRQAVANLSDAAGDDTTAATTAGTK; encoded by the coding sequence ATGGATACGGACCGGAAGGAAGCAGGCTTTGTGGGCCTGGGCCTGATGGGGGCGCCGATGGCGGCAAACCTCCTCAAGGCGGGCTGGGCGGTCAGCGCCTGGAACCGTTCGCCGGCGGCGCTGGAGGAGTTCGAAGCCCGGGGCGGCGTACGCGTGGGCGGCGTCGAAGAACTCCGCGACGCCCCGGTCATCATCTTTATGCTCCCGGATCTGTCCTACATCGAAGACGCCGCCGCGGGACTTCTGGCCAGCTGGTCGGCGAACCCGCCCGCCGCCGGAACCGCCTTGGTGGTCATGAGCAGCGTCTCGCCGGCCGCGGTGCAGGAATTCGGGGCACGCGTGGCCCGGACGAGCGGCGGAAACGCCGTCGTCGTCGACGCCCCTGTCAGCGGCGGCACCACAGGCGCCGTGGAGGGGACCCTGGCCATTATGGCCGGCGCCGGCGAAGAGGACTTTCAGCGGCTCGTTCCGCTCTTCAACGCCCTGGGCAGCACCGTGCGGCGGCTGGGGCCCCTGGGCGCCGGGTCGCTCGCCAAGGCATGCAACCAGCTCATCGTGGGGACCACGACGGCGGCGCTCGCCGAGGCCGCGGAACTCGCCGACCGCTCGGGCCTGGACGTCACTGCCCTCTATGACGTGCTCGCGGGCGGCCTGGCCGGCAGCAGGGTCCTGGACATCGTGGGCCCGCGGCTCGCCGCGAAGGACTACGAGCCCACCGGGCCGGCCAAATTCATGCACAAGGACCTGTCCTTCGTGATCGAGAGTGCCGCCGCCGCCGGTGCCGCCGTGCCGATGGCGTCCGCCGGCGTCGGACTCTACGCCGAATTGTTGCGCCAGGGACTGGGAGATAAGGACCTTGCCGTCGTCCGGCAGGCAGTCGCCAACCTCAGCGACGCCGCTGGAGACGACACAACAGCCGCCACAACCGCCGGCACCAAGTGA
- a CDS encoding D-2-hydroxyacid dehydrogenase produces MMNTMTTQTTVAIAVPLEAELVERIRAVDPSVTVHYEPELLPPERFPADHSGDPDFRRTPEQEERYWDMLNQAQVLYGFPNESPAGLARIAGSNAHLEWIHAMAAGAGGAVKASGLDAEALQKFKVTTSAGVHALPLAEFAALGILNGFKRSAELAQDQAARHWPELRTPTRLVNGSHLVVTGLGEIGLETARIARALGMTVSGTKRTVEPLDGIQDVTDNDGLAGLLATADAVVNTLPGTPSTEKLFSREVFAAMKPGTVFVNVGRGTVVDEEALLEALGNGQVSYACLDVFAVEPLPQDSPLWNHPRVMVSPHTSALSAAENRLIAERFCSNLRTHLDGGELPHLVDTVHFY; encoded by the coding sequence ATGATGAACACTATGACGACTCAAACCACCGTCGCGATCGCCGTCCCGCTCGAAGCAGAGCTGGTGGAGCGCATCCGCGCAGTAGATCCCTCCGTTACCGTCCACTACGAACCGGAGCTGCTGCCTCCGGAGCGCTTTCCCGCAGACCACTCAGGCGATCCGGACTTCCGCCGGACGCCCGAGCAGGAGGAACGCTACTGGGACATGCTCAACCAGGCCCAGGTGCTGTACGGCTTCCCCAATGAAAGCCCCGCCGGCCTCGCCAGGATCGCCGGCAGCAATGCGCATCTGGAGTGGATCCACGCCATGGCGGCCGGAGCCGGCGGGGCCGTCAAGGCATCCGGGCTGGACGCCGAGGCCCTGCAGAAGTTCAAGGTGACCACGTCCGCAGGGGTGCACGCCCTGCCGCTCGCCGAGTTCGCCGCCCTCGGTATCCTCAACGGCTTCAAGCGCAGTGCGGAACTGGCACAGGACCAGGCGGCCAGGCACTGGCCCGAACTCCGCACGCCCACGCGGCTGGTCAACGGCTCACACCTCGTGGTCACCGGGCTCGGCGAGATCGGCCTCGAGACGGCCCGGATCGCCCGCGCCCTCGGCATGACTGTCAGCGGCACCAAACGGACGGTGGAACCCCTCGACGGCATCCAGGACGTCACGGACAACGACGGCCTTGCCGGCCTGCTGGCCACGGCGGACGCCGTCGTCAACACCCTTCCCGGCACCCCGTCCACCGAGAAACTCTTCAGCCGCGAAGTGTTCGCTGCCATGAAGCCGGGGACGGTCTTTGTGAACGTGGGCCGCGGCACCGTTGTGGACGAGGAGGCGCTGCTGGAGGCGCTCGGGAACGGCCAGGTGTCCTACGCATGCCTCGACGTGTTTGCCGTGGAGCCGCTTCCGCAGGACAGCCCGCTGTGGAACCACCCCCGGGTGATGGTGTCCCCGCACACCTCCGCCCTCAGTGCCGCCGAAAACCGGCTGATCGCGGAACGCTTCTGCAGCAACCTGCGGACCCACCTCGACGGCGGCGAACTCCCCCACCTCGTGGACACGGTCCACTTCTACTAG
- a CDS encoding MFS transporter: MTTSTNTPLVEADGAVVDPDQLRRATLASSVGSALEYYDFYIYGLASALIFGPLFFKPLGDDGALIASFATYGVGFAARPFGGMIFGYIGDRFGRKMVLILTIGLMGTASFAIGLLPTFEQAGMVGAVLLVTLRILQGLGAGAEQAGATTLISEVAPRRRRGFFAALPFVGIQLGTLLGAGTFALIAMSDKATLEGWLWRVPFLSSVLLIAVAIFIRLRLKETPVFQELEKHKNVAKNPIGQLWKHSKKNTLIGIGLRMGENGNSSIYSALLIAFLAAKDGVFPGDKFIGPVGLLIAAGFAAVMVVTFGALSDRFGRVPVYRYGALFQALIALPAFYLVTLGNVTLVWIVMVVGIALGVQSMLGPQCPLLPELFGSRYRFTGVAMSRELSAVMAGGLVPLVGAALLAVTDHSWLVLAIYSLVLALISFVTTFFTPETVGRDLLLTEDAS, translated from the coding sequence GTGACTACTAGTACGAATACACCGCTTGTTGAAGCGGACGGCGCCGTCGTCGATCCGGATCAGCTGCGAAGGGCAACGCTTGCCAGCTCCGTGGGCTCGGCTCTGGAGTACTACGACTTCTACATCTACGGCCTGGCTTCGGCCCTGATCTTCGGCCCGCTGTTCTTCAAGCCGCTCGGCGACGACGGCGCCCTGATCGCCTCGTTTGCCACGTACGGCGTCGGTTTCGCGGCCAGGCCCTTCGGCGGAATGATCTTCGGCTACATCGGCGACAGGTTCGGCCGCAAGATGGTCCTCATCCTCACCATCGGCCTGATGGGTACGGCCAGCTTCGCCATCGGCCTGCTGCCCACCTTTGAACAGGCGGGAATGGTGGGCGCAGTTCTCCTGGTCACCCTGCGCATCCTCCAGGGCCTGGGCGCCGGCGCGGAGCAGGCAGGGGCCACCACGCTGATTTCCGAAGTCGCACCGCGCCGCCGTCGGGGCTTCTTCGCTGCGCTCCCGTTCGTCGGCATCCAGCTCGGCACCCTGCTCGGCGCCGGAACCTTTGCCCTGATCGCCATGTCGGACAAGGCCACCCTGGAGGGCTGGCTGTGGCGGGTTCCGTTCCTGTCCAGCGTGCTCCTGATTGCGGTTGCGATCTTCATCCGGCTGCGGCTGAAAGAAACGCCCGTCTTCCAGGAACTTGAGAAGCACAAGAACGTGGCCAAGAACCCCATCGGCCAGCTGTGGAAGCACTCCAAGAAGAACACCCTCATCGGGATCGGCCTGCGGATGGGCGAGAACGGAAATTCCTCCATCTACTCCGCCCTGCTGATCGCCTTCCTGGCCGCCAAGGACGGGGTCTTCCCCGGCGACAAGTTCATCGGACCCGTGGGCCTGCTCATTGCCGCCGGCTTCGCCGCCGTTATGGTTGTCACGTTCGGTGCGCTGTCGGACCGGTTCGGCCGGGTTCCGGTCTACCGCTACGGTGCGCTCTTCCAGGCCCTGATCGCGCTGCCCGCGTTCTACCTGGTCACCCTTGGCAACGTCACGCTCGTGTGGATCGTAATGGTGGTGGGCATTGCCCTCGGCGTTCAGTCCATGCTCGGCCCGCAGTGCCCGCTGCTGCCCGAACTCTTCGGTTCGCGGTACCGGTTCACGGGTGTGGCCATGAGCCGCGAGCTCTCTGCCGTGATGGCCGGCGGGCTTGTTCCGCTGGTGGGTGCGGCGCTCCTGGCTGTCACGGACCACTCCTGGCTGGTGCTCGCCATCTACTCGCTCGTGCTCGCCCTGATCTCGTTCGTCACGACCTTCTTCACCCCCGAGACCGTGGGACGCGACCTCCTCCTGACGGAGGACGCCAGCTAG
- a CDS encoding IclR family transcriptional regulator yields the protein MADSRIPRTSDGLGSASPAPAVTRAAAVLEALAASATGRLTLSDLARELGIPKSSTSNLLLALEEARLINRQGADFTLGRKLVELGAAYLSRLDEVQEFYRFCEQAPTLSGETVRIAMLDGTNVIYLARYEGHPAVRLTSNIGDKMPVSLCAVGKALLARLHDHDIAEMFPDDAELPVLTPKSLRTGAELKAQLEVIREQGYAFEDEESTTGVVCLAVSVPTRGAHGPSLGLSVTALKATYSDEQGALMVKELKELARSLGNPMG from the coding sequence ATGGCCGATTCCCGAATTCCCCGTACCTCTGATGGACTGGGGAGCGCCTCGCCGGCGCCGGCGGTCACCCGCGCTGCCGCCGTGCTGGAGGCCCTCGCAGCCTCTGCGACCGGACGCCTCACGCTGAGCGATCTCGCCCGGGAGCTGGGGATTCCGAAATCCTCGACATCAAACCTTCTGCTTGCGCTCGAGGAGGCCCGGCTCATCAACCGCCAGGGCGCCGATTTTACCCTGGGGCGCAAACTGGTCGAGCTCGGCGCGGCCTATCTCAGCCGCCTCGACGAGGTCCAGGAGTTCTACCGGTTTTGCGAGCAGGCCCCGACGCTGTCCGGCGAAACCGTCCGCATCGCCATGCTGGACGGAACCAACGTCATCTACCTGGCCCGCTATGAGGGCCATCCCGCGGTGCGCCTGACGTCCAACATCGGCGACAAGATGCCGGTGTCCCTCTGTGCCGTCGGCAAGGCGCTGCTGGCACGCCTGCATGACCACGACATTGCCGAGATGTTCCCGGACGACGCCGAACTGCCCGTCCTGACGCCGAAATCGCTGCGGACCGGCGCCGAACTCAAAGCCCAGCTCGAGGTCATCCGGGAACAGGGCTATGCCTTCGAGGACGAGGAATCCACCACCGGTGTCGTCTGCCTGGCCGTCTCCGTCCCCACCCGCGGTGCGCACGGGCCCAGCCTGGGCCTGTCGGTCACCGCGCTGAAGGCCACCTACTCGGACGAGCAGGGCGCCCTGATGGTCAAAGAACTCAAGGAACTGGCCCGTTCCCTCGGCAATCCCATGGGGTGA
- a CDS encoding fumarylacetoacetate hydrolase family protein, whose translation MNAASARRIARVRPLAPISEAEHFFVANDAPDFDSEAGRLWTVTDSPFPGSVANAGSAHRTGWETGALVEEGSFTFLAPSAPANVLGMAHNTGSAGRALPPQAFHKAATSVVGPGDAIELGSGVGHVDPEAELTIVVGSRARGLTLGNALTAVLGFTIGNDVSARDLQKTDELWISAKSQDTFTPAGPWIVTDLDGANLAIGITHNGTELKAASSADLGWGVEEILVYVTSFMTLHPGDLVLTGFPAECARIVPGDTVTCRVEGIGELTNPVVAAGAA comes from the coding sequence ATGAACGCCGCGAGTGCCCGCCGTATTGCCCGTGTCCGCCCCCTAGCCCCAATCTCGGAGGCCGAGCACTTTTTTGTCGCCAACGATGCCCCGGACTTCGACAGTGAGGCAGGGCGGCTGTGGACGGTGACCGACTCGCCGTTCCCCGGTTCCGTGGCGAACGCCGGCAGTGCGCACCGGACGGGGTGGGAAACCGGCGCCCTGGTGGAGGAAGGCTCGTTTACGTTCCTGGCACCAAGCGCCCCGGCCAATGTCCTGGGCATGGCACACAACACCGGGAGTGCGGGCCGCGCACTGCCTCCCCAGGCCTTCCACAAGGCAGCAACCAGCGTGGTCGGACCGGGGGACGCCATAGAGCTGGGGTCGGGCGTGGGCCACGTGGATCCGGAAGCGGAACTCACCATCGTCGTCGGGAGCAGGGCCCGCGGGCTGACGCTGGGCAACGCACTCACGGCCGTTCTGGGGTTCACGATCGGAAACGATGTCTCGGCCAGGGACTTGCAGAAGACGGACGAGCTCTGGATCAGCGCCAAGAGCCAGGACACGTTCACGCCGGCGGGGCCGTGGATCGTCACGGACCTTGACGGCGCCAACCTGGCCATCGGCATCACCCACAACGGCACTGAGCTCAAGGCGGCCAGCTCGGCTGACCTGGGCTGGGGTGTGGAGGAAATCCTGGTCTACGTGACGTCCTTCATGACACTTCACCCCGGCGACCTGGTGCTCACGGGCTTCCCCGCCGAGTGCGCACGCATCGTCCCCGGCGACACCGTCACCTGCCGTGTCGAGGGGATCGGGGAGCTCACGAATCCGGTCGTGGCCGCGGGCGCGGCCTGA